A window of Natrinema versiforme contains these coding sequences:
- a CDS encoding NADH-ubiquinone oxidoreductase-F iron-sulfur binding region domain-containing protein has product MSERSSAADGAPAVRVAAGSRRERRAQRALDEIRAAATDARVLETGPTGVRSHEPLVLLTRDGRTAFHPAPVAGRLESLVETLERGGLPTDGAAAVVEHGSEPASLPTPDDGPLSVGRRRVLGRCGWVDPAAVPDESAAELATERPEAARGRVREIGIRGRGRGDWSADDPVAAEWDLAREAAESGDGGGTTADDAQAPVVVVNANDSDDRNETDRLLLEAAPGEVLDGALAVGELIGADDVVVYCNEADDQARERVHEAARNVAETAEDRLGRAARPEVVVGPNRYIAGEPTMALEAMEGNDRLEARLSPPSPAEHGLYGRPTVVHTPRTVAQVRRAMLHPEEFDADDADPGTRLLTATGDVDATATVELPTGGSLEDVREAVDLEGRFKMACVGGQFGGLTRSLSHSPSAPALEGAGLGTEGVIELLNEERCVLATAGRRARFAKEENCGRCVTCRQGTIQLTEMLRDVYDGAYEDAKIRELSRVMGETSICGFGRSAVRPAVTGMREFETEVTAHAEGRCPSGECEAGGRR; this is encoded by the coding sequence ATGAGCGAACGGAGCAGTGCGGCGGACGGAGCGCCCGCGGTCCGCGTTGCGGCGGGGTCGCGGCGCGAACGGCGGGCACAGCGCGCGCTCGACGAGATTCGGGCGGCGGCGACCGACGCTCGCGTCCTCGAGACGGGACCGACCGGGGTCCGGAGTCACGAACCGCTCGTCCTGCTGACTCGCGACGGGCGGACGGCGTTCCATCCGGCACCGGTCGCGGGACGGCTCGAGTCGCTGGTCGAGACGCTCGAGCGGGGTGGGCTGCCGACCGACGGCGCGGCGGCGGTCGTCGAACACGGATCAGAGCCGGCGTCGCTTCCGACGCCGGACGACGGGCCGCTCTCCGTGGGCCGGCGGCGCGTCCTCGGCCGGTGTGGCTGGGTCGACCCCGCGGCGGTGCCCGACGAGTCGGCGGCCGAACTGGCGACCGAGCGGCCGGAGGCGGCGCGAGGTCGCGTCCGCGAAATCGGAATCCGGGGCCGCGGCCGGGGGGACTGGAGCGCCGACGATCCCGTCGCCGCCGAGTGGGACCTCGCCCGCGAGGCAGCCGAGAGCGGGGACGGCGGCGGAACGACGGCCGACGATGCACAAGCGCCGGTCGTCGTCGTCAACGCCAACGACAGCGACGATCGCAACGAGACCGATCGCCTCCTGCTCGAGGCCGCGCCGGGCGAGGTACTCGACGGGGCGCTGGCCGTCGGGGAACTGATCGGGGCCGACGATGTCGTCGTCTACTGTAACGAGGCCGACGATCAGGCGCGCGAACGCGTCCACGAAGCCGCGCGCAACGTCGCGGAGACGGCCGAGGACCGACTCGGTCGCGCGGCGCGGCCGGAGGTCGTCGTCGGACCGAACCGGTACATCGCCGGCGAGCCGACGATGGCCCTCGAGGCGATGGAGGGCAACGACCGGCTCGAGGCCCGCCTCAGCCCGCCCTCGCCGGCCGAGCATGGGCTCTACGGACGGCCGACCGTCGTCCACACGCCGCGAACGGTGGCGCAGGTCCGCCGCGCGATGCTCCATCCCGAGGAGTTCGACGCCGACGACGCCGATCCCGGCACTCGCCTCCTCACCGCGACCGGCGACGTCGACGCGACGGCGACCGTGGAGCTGCCGACCGGCGGGAGTCTCGAGGACGTGCGCGAGGCCGTCGACCTCGAGGGGCGGTTCAAGATGGCCTGCGTCGGCGGCCAGTTCGGCGGGCTTACCCGGTCGCTCTCGCACTCCCCGTCAGCGCCCGCCCTCGAGGGGGCGGGGCTCGGGACGGAGGGCGTGATCGAACTGCTGAACGAGGAGCGGTGCGTCCTCGCGACGGCGGGCCGGCGGGCCCGATTCGCGAAGGAGGAAAACTGCGGTCGCTGTGTCACCTGCCGGCAGGGAACGATCCAGCTCACGGAGATGCTTCGAGACGTCTACGACGGCGCATACGAGGACGCGAAGATCCGCGAACTGTCCCGCGTGATGGGCGAGACGAGCATCTGCGGCTTCGGTCGCTCGGCGGTCCGCCCGGCCGTCACGGGGATGCGCGAGTTCGAGACGGAAGTGACCGCTCACGCCGAGGGGCGCTGTCCCAGCGGCGAGTGCGAGGCCGGGGGGCGACGATGA